The Paraburkholderia agricolaris genome includes the window CGCGCGGCGGCCGCTATGTTCAAGGCGGCGGCTGCCTGACGGTGGGCGTGGCCGGGCTCGTGCAAGGGGGCGGCTTCGGCAGTTTTTCGAAACGGTTCGGCACCGCCGCCGCGAGTTTGCTGCAGGCTGAAGTCGTCACAGCCGATGGCGAGGTGCGAATCGTCAATGCATGCTCACACCCGGATCTTTTCTGGGGGTTGAAGGGCGGTGGTGGCGGCAGTCTCGGCGTCGTCACGAGCCTGACGCTACGCACGCACGAGTTGCCCGATCAGTTCGGTCTGATACGCGCGACAGTGAAGGCATCGTCGGACGACGCGTTCAAAGCGCTGATCGGCGAGTTCGTCGCATTCAGCGCCGACCATCTGGTGAGCGAGCATTGGGGCGAAACGGTTGCCTTCCACGCCGACAACACGTTAGGCATTTCGATGCTGTTTCAGGGCATGAACCAGAACGATGCCGCACATGTCTGGCAACCGTTTTTCGATTGGATCGCGGAGCCCGCCCACGGTTGCACGACAACACCGCCACAAGTGCTGAGCCTGCCGGCGCGACGTTTGTGGGACGCTGGCTTCATGATGCAGCATCTGCCCGGCGTGCTGAAGATTGACGATCGTCCGGGCACGCCGGCAGAGAATGTTTTCTGGACGAGCAACGTCGGCGAGGCGGGGCAATATCTGTACGGCTATACCTCGACATGGCTGCCTGTTGCGCTGGTAGCGCCAACTCAGCGGGGCCGTCTGATCGATGCGCTGTTCGCGAGCACCCGGCACTGGACGGTCTCCTTGCACTTCAATAAAGGGCTCGCGGGGGCACCAGCGGACGCATTGAACGCGACCCGGGATACCCCGATGAACCCGGCCGTACTCGACGCCTTTGCATTGGCGATCATTGCAGGCGAGGGTGCTCCGGCCTTTCCCGGCATGCCGGGCCACGAACCAGAGGAGGCGCAGGGACGGCGCGCTGCAACGAGAGTCGCGCAGGCTGCGCAGACACTGCGTACGGTTGTCCCGGAGCCTGGCACCTATTTGTCCGAGAGCAATTTCTTCGAAGCCGACTGGCAGCACGCGAACTGGGGAAGCAATTACGCGCGGCTGGCTGCCGTGAAACGCAAATACGATCCCGACGGCCTGTTCTTCGTTCATCACGGCGTGAACTCGGAAGAGTGGAGTGCCGATGGCTTCACGAGAGTCCGAAACAGATAAGGGGCTGACGCCTAAGGCGACCAGCCCCTTCAACCACTATGCGGCAAGCTACGAAGAACGCCTCAATGCACCGGCGCGTGAGTCTGCTCGGCCGGCCGCGGCTGCGTCACGGCGCTCACCAGAACAAAAACGATGATGTTCACCGCCAACGCCAGGAAGCCGATATTGATGTCCTTTAGCCCGTCGGGCAAGAACGGCATCAACTGCCCAATACTCAGATGCAGCGTGGTGGTCAGCGCCACGACCGCGACGCCCGCCAGAATCCCGCAAAACGCGCCGTACTTGGTTGCCCGGTTATGCGGCATCAAACTGCAGATCACTGCCGGAAAGAGCTGGGTCACAAAGCTGTAGCCCATCAGCAGCAAAGCCACGATCGTCTCGCCGCCGTGCAGCGTAAACCCGACGGCCACCAGCGCCACCACCGGCACCAGGAAGCGCGCGAGGTTGGTCACTGTCGCGTCGGATGCATTGCGGCTTATCATGCCGCGATACACGTCGTTGGCAAGCAGCGTGGATGCCGACGTCAGGATCATCGATCCCGGCACCAGCGCCGTCAGAATCCCGGCCCCGCCGATCACGCCGACGAACCACGGGTCGAAAGTCTGCAACGACAGGCGCAACAGCGACAGGTCGATGTCGCCGCCCTTCAGGCCCGGCACCTTCAGCGTTGCCGCAAAGCCCACGAAGAACACGAACAGCAGAATGAGCTGGTACAGCGGCAGCACCATCGCGTTACGGCGGAAAATACGCTCGTTTTTCGCCGTGAAAATCGAACCAAACGAGTGCGGCCACATGAAGAAGCCCAGCGCGGTGAGGAGCACGGTCGACTGGAACCAGATCACGCTCGACCCCTTGGCGGGGAAGTTCAGGAAGCCCGGGCGGGCGGTGTCGATGGCGCGGAACATGTCGCTGAAGCCGCCGTAGTAGTGCAACGGCAGGTAGATGCCGAGGAACAGCACGATCGCCAGAATCAGGATATCTTTCACCACCGAATTCCACGCCGAGCCGCGCACGCCGGAGACGGTCACATAAGCCGTCACCACCGCGGCGCCGATCCAGATGGCGGTTGTCGAGGAAATTGCGCCATACGACGCTGTCGCCACGATGATGCCGAGGCCCTTGAGTTGCAGCACCAGGTACGGAATCAGCGCGGCCACGCCGACCAGCGCAACCAGCGTGCCGAGCGCCGGGCTATCGTATTTGCGCGTGAAGAAATGTGGCTGCGAAACGAGGCGATGGTCTTTCGCGTAACGCCAGATCGGCGGCAGCATCCAGTACGAAAGGATGTACGCCAGCGTGCCGTAGGCAAGAATGTAGTAGACGGGTGCGCCCTTGCCGTACGCGAAGCCGCTGCCGCCGAGGAAGGTGAAGGTCGTATAGATTTCGCCGGCCATCAGCAGGAACACGAACGCGGTGCCGAAGCTGCGGCCGCCCACGGTCCACTGTTCGAGACTCATGTCGTGGCCGCGCCGCGCGCGCACACCCAGGTACAGCGCAAACAGCGTAATGGCCGCAATAATGATGAGTGCGCTCATGAGCGGGCCTCCTCGGCATCCGCCGCAAGCTGACGGTTGCTCGGATCCAGACGGTAGACGATCGCCATGATGAGGGCACTCAGGATCACCCACATGACGATCCAGGCCAGCACGAATGGCATGCCGAATACCAGCGGTTCGACACGATTCACAAACGGGACGCCGAGCAGAATGCCGATGAACGGCAGCGCGGCGAGTGCACGAAGCAACATGGGGGCAACTCCTCGAACCGGTAAGTACGTCTCGTTGAAAGTGCAGCTTCGCTGAGGACTTTATGCCTGATGCTTCGAGCCCGTAAAGTCCGTCAAAAAAGTGTAGGCTTTCTGAAAGTTGTGCGCGCATCTTTCTGCGCCTGTCTGCTGCGGTGCAACGCCGCGCGTGGCTTGCATCGTCCCCTTTTTTACAGATTTGCGTGCCGCGCCGCGATATCATCTGAGTCACACAACGCGGGGCATCAATCTGGAGCGCCCACAAGCGTCCAGCACTTCAACTCAGCGTAGCGCTCCGGCGGGCCGTCAGTCAATCAAGCCGCCCGAGCCGCTGCCCGAAACGGATCGCATATGGTCGAAAGTCTGGTCTCGGATATCCTGTTTGGCTTCACCGGGCTGATCAGCATCATCAATCCAATCGGCATGGCGTTCGTTTTTCTCGACCGCACCGCATCGCTCACCACCGAAGACCGCACCGCGCTCGCCAAGAAGATCGCCTTCAACGTGATGTGCGTGCTGCTGGTTGCCTTCTTTGTCGGCACCCCGATTCTGCATTTCTTCGGTATCTCCATGCAGGCCTTGCGTATCGGCGGCGGCCTCGCGGTAGCGGTAAGCGGCTGGCAGATGCTCAATGCGCCCGATACGCCGGCCGAACAGCCGGCAGTCAAGCGGGTGGATTCGGATAACGCGATGTCGAAGGCGTTTTTTCCTCTCACCATTCCGCTCACCACCGGGCCGGGTTCGATCGCCACCGCGATCGCGCTGACCGCGAACCGCACGCATAAACTTTCGGAGTTCGTGCTTTCGGGTATCGCCTCAGTGGGGATCACGCTCCTCGTGGCCGTCACGGTCTATCTGGTCTACAGCCGGGCCGTGGTTTTCGCGAAGTATCTCGGCGCGGACGGCACCAAGGTCGCGATGCGCGTCTCGTCGTTTCTGCTGCTGTGCATCGGCGTGCAAATTATCCTGACCGGTTTTTCGGAGTTCCTGATACCGATCGCGCAGATGCAACCCGTGGTCAAATAGCGAAGACAGGAGGGAATCTCATGTGCCGCTGGCTCGCTTATACCGGCAACCCGCTTCAACTCGAAACGGTGCTGTTCAACGCCAAACATTCGCTGATCGACCAGAGCCTGCATTCGCGGCTCGGCCAGACCACCACCAACGGCGACGGGTTCGGCATCGGCTGGTACGGTCATCCCACCGACATCCCGTTTCGCTACCGCTGTATCCAGCCCGCGTGGAGCGACCGCAATCTGCGCGAGGCCGCGCGGGCCATACGCGCGCCGCTGTTCGTCGCGCACATCCGTGCGGCTACCGGCACGCCGTCACAGGAAACCAACTGTCATCCGTTCCGCTATGGCCGGTGGCTGTTCATGCATAACGGGTTGGTGCGCAACTTTCCTCTGGTGCGCCGCGAGCTGATGCTGGCGATCGATCCCGAGTTATTCGCCTCGGTTGAAGGTTCGACGGATTCCGAGGTGCTGTTTTTTCTCGCGCTGACCTTTGGTCTCGAACTCGCGCCCGTAACCGCGCTCGAACGCATGGTCGGATTTGTCGAAGACGTCGGACGCAGACAAGGGGTGGATGAGCCGCTGAACATGACGGTCTGCGCGACGGATGGCGAGCAGATCATCGCGGTTCGCTATTCGAGTGAAAGACAGTCGCGCTCGCTCTTTCACAGTACCTCGTTCCAGCATTTGCACGAGCTGTATCCGGACGACCCGCGCATCACGGCGGTGGGCGATAACGCCTTCCTGGTGTTATCGGAGCCGCTCTCGGACCTGCCGGGCTGGTGGGAGGAGATTCCCGAGAGCACCGCCGTGATCGCAAGGGGTGGCGAGATAGAGCAGTATCCGTTCGAACCGAAGCTGGTCGAGCTCAAATCGGCGTAGCGCGTTGCGACAATTCGGTTCGGTTCGGTTCGGATCGCTTCTGTTCGGTCCGCGGCCTGTCGCGATCCGTGACCCGGCGTTGTGCTGCGCTAGCGCGTCAGCAGCATCGAACTCAGCACCGAAAACACCGTCGACGGTAATTCCGCGAGACGGCTCACCACCACGTTGTGCGGATAGAAAT containing:
- a CDS encoding FAD-dependent oxidoreductase — translated: MCALDRRTLLKGALAAPLLGVAARSPVHAQHAPNGPTEPAMGPTQRRVRPGDPSWPSAQAWQELNRAVEGRLSAVTSPLAICAQTPASTACMEVFGRLKNPYYLGDTPALTQASGWLDAWTSAPSAYMVAVANAKDVARTIAFAREHCLRLVVKGGGHSYQGTSNAADSLLVWTRSMRDITLHDAFVPAGCEGRLKPAPAVTVGAGALWGHVYDAVTTRGGRYVQGGGCLTVGVAGLVQGGGFGSFSKRFGTAAASLLQAEVVTADGEVRIVNACSHPDLFWGLKGGGGGSLGVVTSLTLRTHELPDQFGLIRATVKASSDDAFKALIGEFVAFSADHLVSEHWGETVAFHADNTLGISMLFQGMNQNDAAHVWQPFFDWIAEPAHGCTTTPPQVLSLPARRLWDAGFMMQHLPGVLKIDDRPGTPAENVFWTSNVGEAGQYLYGYTSTWLPVALVAPTQRGRLIDALFASTRHWTVSLHFNKGLAGAPADALNATRDTPMNPAVLDAFALAIIAGEGAPAFPGMPGHEPEEAQGRRAATRVAQAAQTLRTVVPEPGTYLSESNFFEADWQHANWGSNYARLAAVKRKYDPDGLFFVHHGVNSEEWSADGFTRVRNR
- a CDS encoding class II glutamine amidotransferase, which encodes MCRWLAYTGNPLQLETVLFNAKHSLIDQSLHSRLGQTTTNGDGFGIGWYGHPTDIPFRYRCIQPAWSDRNLREAARAIRAPLFVAHIRAATGTPSQETNCHPFRYGRWLFMHNGLVRNFPLVRRELMLAIDPELFASVEGSTDSEVLFFLALTFGLELAPVTALERMVGFVEDVGRRQGVDEPLNMTVCATDGEQIIAVRYSSERQSRSLFHSTSFQHLHELYPDDPRITAVGDNAFLVLSEPLSDLPGWWEEIPESTAVIARGGEIEQYPFEPKLVELKSA
- a CDS encoding MarC family protein, with product MVESLVSDILFGFTGLISIINPIGMAFVFLDRTASLTTEDRTALAKKIAFNVMCVLLVAFFVGTPILHFFGISMQALRIGGGLAVAVSGWQMLNAPDTPAEQPAVKRVDSDNAMSKAFFPLTIPLTTGPGSIATAIALTANRTHKLSEFVLSGIASVGITLLVAVTVYLVYSRAVVFAKYLGADGTKVAMRVSSFLLLCIGVQIILTGFSEFLIPIAQMQPVVK
- a CDS encoding sodium:solute symporter family protein produces the protein MSALIIIAAITLFALYLGVRARRGHDMSLEQWTVGGRSFGTAFVFLLMAGEIYTTFTFLGGSGFAYGKGAPVYYILAYGTLAYILSYWMLPPIWRYAKDHRLVSQPHFFTRKYDSPALGTLVALVGVAALIPYLVLQLKGLGIIVATASYGAISSTTAIWIGAAVVTAYVTVSGVRGSAWNSVVKDILILAIVLFLGIYLPLHYYGGFSDMFRAIDTARPGFLNFPAKGSSVIWFQSTVLLTALGFFMWPHSFGSIFTAKNERIFRRNAMVLPLYQLILLFVFFVGFAATLKVPGLKGGDIDLSLLRLSLQTFDPWFVGVIGGAGILTALVPGSMILTSASTLLANDVYRGMISRNASDATVTNLARFLVPVVALVAVGFTLHGGETIVALLLMGYSFVTQLFPAVICSLMPHNRATKYGAFCGILAGVAVVALTTTLHLSIGQLMPFLPDGLKDINIGFLALAVNIIVFVLVSAVTQPRPAEQTHAPVH
- a CDS encoding DUF3311 domain-containing protein, whose protein sequence is MLLRALAALPFIGILLGVPFVNRVEPLVFGMPFVLAWIVMWVILSALIMAIVYRLDPSNRQLAADAEEARS